One stretch of Streptomyces sp. A2-16 DNA includes these proteins:
- a CDS encoding ABC transporter permease, with protein MSVPWVRTRLRTAPGAACALALLVALTACLAAAFPRAVDRYEDTGLRRAAEQARPDRSGIEVYAPPPSPLDTTRMREDALRPDALLSQYTEIRAQVPAPLVIDRDQSSYGVRTSENLEAPDPWLPMPTGKPARMTLIAQSDLAGHSSVAQGRLPRADDQVTSGTSELEAAVTTETAKSLHIKVGSVIHAGSYTVRVTGIVTPRDPRGAYWSTKTILRTPALLREPIPSTDMYWVGALLLSPKAAPALLAGSGKPERYWQLAPEMGNLRARDLTALRSAIASLEAGPALREIRREVDGPSTEFAEMYGSTEVTTDLDEVFIAYDRLRAGVAPLVAVAAVGTGTVAAVVLLMAGGLTADRRRSELTLLRARGASLRGLTARLCAETAAAAVPAGALGLAAAVLAIPGGRTGHAVWAAVAVTAVTCVALPLRAAAAHRLVRVHTGREDVSAVRPSPRRTVAELTLLVLAAGAVESLRRRGASGSAGDLVSLAPVLVGVIAALILVRLYPLPLRGLARPAARLRGAVAHLSLARAGRTSASAVLPLLALLTALTTAAFGGSVLAGVREARDHAALLSVGADARVETAAPLPSGLPDRVRRTPGVSEVSAVSVSFEAKPTDGAQSVPLVGVNPGDYAALSTRTGLGPFAQTRLKAQASGGAIPALASEATARTYGTRPFSVLLPDGSTLTVRIDEVLERTPAVAGTDFLVVNRAALSAAVARPTALLLTGENLDGAALRKAAPKDASVRLKSEERERYVDSPLQTGAERVYTTAVAAGTGYAVLALLLTLLRTAPERTALLARLRTMGLTRAAGRRLLILESLPQAVLAAVGGTLTGWATIRLLSPGIDLTAIALPSAQPDAGAVELRMDALSLAVPALAVLLLAVGVGVGQAWWSGRRGSVRELRAGETR; from the coding sequence GTGAGCGTGCCCTGGGTCCGCACCCGACTGCGGACCGCGCCCGGCGCCGCGTGCGCGCTCGCACTGCTGGTCGCGCTGACCGCGTGCCTCGCGGCCGCGTTCCCCCGCGCGGTCGACCGCTACGAGGACACCGGGCTGCGCCGGGCCGCCGAGCAGGCCCGCCCCGACCGGTCCGGCATCGAGGTGTACGCCCCGCCGCCCTCGCCGCTGGACACCACCCGCATGCGCGAGGACGCCCTGCGCCCCGATGCGCTGCTCTCGCAGTACACCGAGATCCGCGCACAGGTCCCGGCCCCGCTCGTCATCGACCGGGACCAGTCGTCGTACGGTGTGCGCACCAGTGAGAACCTCGAGGCGCCGGACCCGTGGCTGCCGATGCCGACCGGCAAGCCCGCGCGGATGACACTGATCGCGCAGTCGGATCTCGCCGGCCATTCCTCCGTCGCACAGGGACGGTTGCCGCGCGCCGACGACCAAGTGACCTCCGGGACGAGCGAGTTGGAGGCGGCGGTCACCACTGAGACGGCCAAGTCCCTGCACATCAAGGTCGGTTCGGTGATCCACGCCGGCAGCTACACCGTCCGGGTCACCGGCATCGTCACCCCGCGCGACCCCCGGGGCGCGTACTGGTCCACGAAGACCATCCTGCGCACCCCGGCCCTGCTCCGCGAACCCATACCGTCCACCGACATGTACTGGGTCGGCGCCCTGCTGCTCTCCCCGAAGGCCGCCCCCGCCCTGCTCGCCGGTTCCGGAAAGCCGGAGCGCTACTGGCAGTTGGCCCCCGAGATGGGGAACCTGCGGGCCCGCGACCTGACGGCCCTGCGGTCCGCGATCGCCTCCCTGGAGGCAGGTCCGGCGCTGCGGGAGATCCGCCGGGAGGTCGACGGTCCGTCGACGGAGTTCGCGGAGATGTACGGCAGCACCGAGGTCACCACCGACCTCGACGAGGTCTTCATCGCCTACGACCGGCTCCGTGCGGGCGTGGCCCCGCTCGTCGCCGTCGCCGCCGTCGGCACCGGCACGGTCGCCGCGGTCGTCCTGCTGATGGCCGGGGGCCTCACCGCCGACCGCCGCCGCTCCGAACTCACCCTGCTGCGCGCCCGGGGCGCCTCCCTGCGGGGGCTCACGGCCCGCCTCTGCGCCGAGACGGCGGCCGCCGCCGTCCCCGCGGGGGCGCTGGGCCTGGCCGCCGCGGTGCTCGCGATCCCCGGCGGCCGAACCGGCCACGCCGTCTGGGCCGCGGTCGCGGTCACCGCCGTCACCTGCGTGGCCCTCCCCCTGCGCGCCGCGGCCGCCCACCGTCTGGTCCGCGTCCACACCGGCCGCGAGGACGTCTCCGCCGTACGACCGTCCCCGCGCCGTACGGTCGCCGAGCTGACACTGCTGGTGCTGGCGGCCGGGGCGGTGGAGTCGCTGCGCCGCCGAGGCGCCTCGGGTTCGGCCGGCGATCTCGTCTCCCTGGCACCCGTGCTGGTGGGGGTGATCGCCGCACTGATCCTGGTCCGCCTGTACCCGCTGCCGCTGCGGGGCCTCGCCCGCCCCGCCGCCCGCCTTCGCGGGGCGGTGGCCCATCTGTCCCTGGCCCGCGCGGGCCGCACCTCGGCCTCCGCCGTGCTGCCCCTCCTCGCGCTGCTGACCGCCCTGACCACGGCGGCCTTCGGCGGCTCCGTTCTCGCCGGAGTGCGGGAGGCCCGCGACCACGCGGCCCTGCTGTCGGTCGGCGCCGACGCCCGCGTGGAGACGGCGGCCCCGCTCCCGTCCGGGCTCCCGGACCGGGTGCGCCGCACTCCCGGCGTGAGCGAAGTGTCCGCGGTGAGCGTCAGCTTCGAGGCGAAGCCGACCGACGGGGCACAGTCGGTGCCGCTGGTCGGGGTGAACCCAGGCGACTACGCGGCCCTGTCGACACGGACGGGCCTGGGCCCCTTCGCACAGACCCGGCTGAAGGCGCAGGCCTCCGGCGGGGCGATCCCCGCCCTGGCCTCCGAGGCCACCGCCCGCACCTACGGCACCCGCCCGTTTTCGGTCCTGCTCCCGGACGGCAGCACTCTCACCGTCCGCATCGACGAAGTCCTCGAACGCACCCCGGCAGTCGCGGGCACGGACTTCCTGGTCGTGAACCGCGCGGCGCTGAGCGCGGCGGTGGCCCGGCCGACCGCGCTGCTGCTGACGGGCGAGAACCTGGACGGGGCCGCGCTGCGCAAGGCCGCCCCCAAGGACGCGTCCGTGCGCCTGAAGTCCGAGGAGCGGGAACGCTACGTCGACTCCCCCCTCCAGACCGGCGCGGAACGCGTCTACACGACGGCGGTGGCGGCCGGCACGGGATACGCGGTCCTGGCCCTCCTCCTCACCCTGCTCCGCACGGCCCCCGAACGCACGGCGCTGCTGGCCCGCCTCCGCACGATGGGCCTCACCCGGGCGGCGGGCCGCCGCCTCCTGATCCTGGAGTCCCTGCCCCAGGCGGTCCTGGCCGCCGTGGGCGGCACCCTCACGGGTTGGGCCACGATCCGCCTCCTCTCCCCCGGAATCGACCTGACCGCCATCGCCCTCCCTTCGGCCCAACCCGACGCGGGGGCCGTGGAGTTGCGCATGGACGCCCTGTCCCTGGCCGTGCCGGCGCTTGCGGTGCTGCTGCTGGCGGTGGGAGTGGGGGTCGGACAGGCGTGGTGGTCGGGGAGACGGGGGTCGGTGCGGGAACTGAGAGCGGGTGAGACCCGGTGA
- a CDS encoding ABC transporter ATP-binding protein has product MTTNPTLTDLAEKATAARNRPTYGHDALITCDRLVRIFTTDGVEVQALQGLDLLVREGELLALVGASGSGKSTLMNILAGLDTPTAGAARVAGHDLLTMTSKDRLAYRRTTVGFVWQQTSRNLLPYLTAAQNITLPIQLSGSRTARRAQTERALELLELLEVADCRNRRPHQMSGGQQQRVAIGVALANNPAVLLADEPTGELDSHTAEQIFAAFRKANEQLGTTIVIVTHDQAVAGEVRRTVAIRDGRTSTEVLRRSEVDAATGHETLVAREYAMLDRAGRLQLPKEYTEALGMRDRVALELEPDHIGIWPDDSERNG; this is encoded by the coding sequence ATGACGACGAACCCCACCCTCACGGACCTGGCCGAGAAGGCGACCGCCGCCCGCAACCGCCCCACCTACGGCCACGACGCCCTGATCACCTGCGACCGGCTCGTCCGCATCTTCACCACGGACGGCGTGGAGGTCCAGGCGCTGCAGGGCCTCGACCTGCTCGTCCGGGAGGGCGAACTCCTCGCGCTGGTGGGCGCGTCCGGCAGCGGCAAGTCCACCCTGATGAACATCCTCGCGGGCCTGGACACCCCCACCGCCGGGGCGGCCAGAGTCGCGGGCCACGACCTCCTCACGATGACCTCGAAGGACCGACTGGCCTACCGCCGCACGACCGTGGGTTTCGTCTGGCAGCAGACCTCCCGCAATCTCCTGCCCTACCTCACCGCGGCCCAGAACATCACCCTGCCCATCCAGCTCTCCGGCTCCCGGACGGCCCGCCGTGCCCAGACCGAACGCGCCCTGGAACTACTGGAGTTGCTGGAGGTGGCGGACTGCCGCAACCGTCGCCCCCACCAGATGTCGGGCGGCCAGCAGCAGCGCGTGGCGATCGGGGTCGCGCTGGCCAACAACCCCGCTGTGCTCCTCGCCGACGAACCGACGGGCGAACTCGACTCCCACACCGCGGAACAGATCTTCGCCGCTTTCCGCAAGGCCAACGAACAGCTCGGCACGACGATCGTCATCGTCACCCACGACCAGGCCGTGGCGGGAGAGGTCCGCCGCACGGTGGCCATCAGGGACGGCCGTACCTCCACGGAGGTCCTGCGCCGCAGCGAGGTGGACGCGGCGACGGGTCACGAGACCCTGGTGGCGAGGGAGTACGCGATGCTCGACCGCGCGGGCCGCCTCCAGCTCCCGAAGGAGTACACCGAGGCGCTGGGCATGCGGGACAGGGTGGCGCTGGAACTGGAGCCGGACCACATCGGCATATGGCCGGACGACAGCGAGCGCAACGGGTGA
- a CDS encoding thioesterase family protein, protein MRHIYRCPLRWADMDAYGHVNNVVFLRYLEEARIDFLFRPEKDFQQGSVVARHEIDYKRQLVHRHAPVDIELWVTEIRAASFTIAYEVKDGDEVYVRASTVIVPFDFTAQRPRRITAEEREFLEGYRDDDEEEAVAA, encoded by the coding sequence TTGCGGCACATCTACCGCTGCCCGCTGCGCTGGGCGGACATGGACGCGTACGGCCACGTCAACAACGTGGTCTTCCTCCGCTACCTGGAGGAAGCCCGTATCGACTTCCTGTTCCGCCCGGAGAAGGACTTCCAGCAGGGGTCCGTGGTGGCACGCCATGAGATCGACTACAAGCGACAGCTCGTCCACCGGCACGCGCCCGTGGACATCGAGCTGTGGGTCACCGAGATCCGCGCGGCGTCCTTCACCATCGCCTACGAGGTGAAGGACGGCGACGAGGTCTACGTCCGGGCCTCGACGGTGATAGTGCCGTTCGACTTCACCGCCCAGCGGCCGCGCCGGATCACCGCGGAGGAACGGGAGTTCCTCGAGGGGTACCGGGACGACGACGAGGAGGAGGCCGTCGCCGCATGA
- the ettA gene encoding energy-dependent translational throttle protein EttA gives MAEYIYTMRKTRKAIGDKVILDDVSLNFLPGAKIGVVGPNGAGKSTILKIMAGLEQPSNGDAFLSPGYTVGILLQEPPLNEEKTVLENVQEGVSEVKGKLDRFNEIAELMATDYSDALLDEMGKLQEELDHANAWDLDAQLEQAMDALGCPPGDWAVTNLSGGERRRVALCKLLLEAPDLLLLDEPTNHLDAESVNWLEQHLAKYDGTIVAVTHDRYFLDNVAGWICEVDRGRLHGYEGNYSKYLETKQTRLKVEGAKDAKRAKRLKEELEWVRSNAKGRQAKSKARLARYEEMAAEADKMRKLDFEEIQIPPGPRLGSIVVEVSNLTKGFGDKVLIDDLSFTLPRNGIVGVIGPNGAGKTTLFKMIQGLEEPDSGTIKVGDTVKISYVDQSRANIDPKKTLWAVVSDELDYINVGQVEMPSRAYVSAFGFKGPDQQKPAGVLSGGERNRLNLALTLKQGGNLLLLDEPTNDLDVETLGSLENALLEFPGAAVVVSHDRWFLDRVATHILAYEGESKWFWFEGNFESYEKNKIERLGPDAARPHRATYKKLTRG, from the coding sequence TTGGCTGAGTACATCTACACCATGCGCAAGACGCGCAAGGCAATCGGCGACAAGGTCATCCTTGACGACGTCTCGCTGAACTTCCTGCCTGGCGCGAAGATCGGTGTGGTCGGCCCGAACGGTGCCGGTAAGTCGACCATTCTGAAGATCATGGCGGGCCTGGAGCAGCCGTCGAACGGCGATGCCTTCCTGTCGCCCGGGTACACCGTGGGGATCCTGCTGCAGGAGCCGCCGCTGAACGAGGAGAAGACCGTCCTGGAGAACGTCCAGGAAGGTGTCTCCGAGGTCAAGGGCAAGCTCGACCGGTTCAACGAGATCGCCGAGCTGATGGCGACGGACTACTCCGACGCGCTCCTCGACGAGATGGGCAAGCTCCAGGAGGAGCTCGACCACGCCAACGCGTGGGACCTCGACGCGCAGCTCGAGCAGGCCATGGACGCGCTCGGCTGCCCGCCCGGCGACTGGGCCGTCACCAACCTCTCCGGTGGTGAGCGCCGCCGCGTGGCGCTGTGCAAGCTCCTGCTGGAGGCCCCTGACCTGCTGCTTCTCGACGAGCCCACCAACCACCTCGACGCCGAGTCGGTGAACTGGCTGGAGCAGCACCTCGCCAAGTACGACGGCACCATCGTCGCCGTGACCCACGACCGGTACTTCCTGGACAACGTGGCCGGCTGGATCTGCGAGGTCGACCGCGGCCGCCTGCACGGCTACGAGGGCAACTACTCCAAGTACCTGGAGACCAAGCAGACGCGTCTCAAGGTCGAGGGTGCGAAGGACGCCAAGCGCGCCAAGCGGCTCAAGGAAGAGCTGGAGTGGGTGCGGTCCAACGCAAAGGGCCGCCAGGCCAAGTCCAAGGCCCGTCTCGCCCGCTACGAGGAGATGGCCGCCGAGGCCGACAAGATGCGGAAGCTGGACTTCGAGGAGATCCAGATCCCGCCGGGCCCGCGGCTCGGCAGCATCGTCGTCGAGGTCTCCAACCTCACCAAGGGCTTCGGCGACAAGGTGCTCATCGACGACCTCTCCTTCACGCTGCCGCGCAACGGCATTGTCGGGGTCATCGGCCCGAACGGCGCCGGCAAGACCACCCTCTTCAAGATGATCCAGGGCCTGGAGGAGCCGGACTCCGGCACCATCAAGGTCGGCGACACCGTCAAGATCTCCTACGTCGACCAGAGCCGCGCGAACATCGACCCGAAGAAGACCCTGTGGGCGGTCGTCTCCGACGAGCTCGACTACATCAACGTCGGCCAGGTCGAGATGCCGTCCCGTGCGTATGTCTCCGCCTTCGGCTTCAAGGGCCCCGACCAGCAGAAGCCGGCCGGCGTGCTCTCCGGCGGTGAGCGCAACCGCCTCAACCTCGCGCTCACCCTCAAGCAGGGCGGCAACCTGCTGCTCCTCGACGAGCCGACCAACGACCTCGACGTCGAGACCCTCGGCTCGCTGGAGAACGCGCTGCTGGAGTTCCCGGGTGCGGCCGTGGTCGTCTCCCACGACCGCTGGTTCCTGGACCGGGTGGCCACGCACATCCTCGCCTACGAGGGCGAGTCCAAGTGGTTCTGGTTCGAGGGCAACTTCGAGTCGTACGAGAAGAACAAGATCGAGCGGCTCGGCCCGGACGCGGCCCGCCCGCACCGCGCCACCTACAAGAAGCTGACCCGGGGCTGA